In Ciconia boyciana chromosome 5, ASM3463844v1, whole genome shotgun sequence, the DNA window CCCAGTCGCAGCGTTACAGCCAGGGCCGGAGCCGggcgcgggcccggcccggccctgccctccCACACGCCGCACGGCCGCGGAGCGCTCCCCACGCCGAGGCCTGACCCGGCGCCGGGGGCAGAGGGCACATGGCGGGGCTGCGGGAAGCCCGGCTCGGCCGGGACCCGCGCTCGCTCTGCGGCAGCGGAcaccgccgcctccccgcggccccggctctccccgcggcccgcccctcccgccgccaCGCAGCCCGACCCGCGTCCAGGCGAGGCccgcgcccggccgccgccaTGACGGCAGCGGCCGGCTGCCGGCCGGCGCCATCCGCCCCGCATCCACGGCATCCTGCCACCGCGGCGCCCCGCCCAGCGCCCCCGAGCCCCGTCTGCTCCTCTCCCGGCCGCCCTTACACTTTCTTCTTGGCGCCCTTCTTGCCGCCCTTGGTGAGGCGCTTGTTCTTGCCGACCGCCATGGTCCCGCCCTGCCGACGAAAAGGGCGGCACCGGCCGCTCGCGCGAGATTTTACGAGAGTGGGGCTCGCGCGAGAACTGCGGGCGGCGGCAGCTCTCTCGCGAGAACGGGGCCGCGTCTCGCCGGgagggggcgggcggccccTGGGACGTACCACAGCGGGACGGAACCAACGGcgcggggggaggaggggggccGCTGCCGCTCcgcccccgctccgccccgccgcgggaTCTCGGCGCGAGCGTCGCGTCCGAGCGGGGATCGGCTGCGCCCACGGCGGGATATgaggggggaggaaagaaatgagaagccCTCCTAGAAAACGAAAGCGCAAAAAATCACGGCCTTGTGTTTCCGGTACGCAGCCCACCCACGACGCCAGCCGCCCTGGCCTTCGAAAGGCGGGAAAGGCCGGCGTGACAGAAAGTGAGAGCAGGGGCCGGGGACCCAGCTTTCTGTGGGGGAACGGCAATAACTATGGCAGCGCTTGCCCTGGGGGCCGCAGGGGCAGGGCCTGCGCTGACCGGGAGGGTGTCGGGCAGTGGCTACGGCCGAGCCGTCGTGGAGCGGACAGACCTGGCAGGGGGCAGGCGCTGCCCGCCTGCGGCTCTGCGGGCTGGGGCGAGGGTCAGCCTCCTCCCTCCGGCGGGCCGGCTGGAAAGGCCGAGGCTGCCGGGGAAGAGAGCGGCCACGCAGAGAGCGAGGACGGGGAGAGCCCCGGGCTGAGCATCGCGCAGCTCCCTGATGAGCTGCGGTTTCTGCACAGCCAGCCTCTCGCCGACAGCCCGAGCCGAGCTCAGCCAGTCACCAGCAGCGCCGGCGCCTGCGCAATGAGAGGGTGGTGGCATCAGCTGTCACCCCCCATACTGTCACCGAAAGCCCTGTCATCTCACAAGGCCTTTGTCTGGCACCAAGCAAGGCGGGGAAGGtcgaggcagggagggagagtcCGGGCATCTGGCTTTCTAAGCCTGCTGCTCCCATGCCTGCCTCCTGTGCTGTGGGTCTGTCTCCCCACCCGGGGAGTGGGCCTGAGCCCTGGGGCTTTGGGCCACGGTCCCCAGTGCTCAGCAAGGAGGAGCTGTGCCAGCGCAGGGGCATTGCCTGGGCACCTGCCCGACCCCCACTCACTCTCAGCACTGTGCCcaggggcagcggggcagctGTGGCATTGTCAGCAGCACTGTAGGGCACTCAGAGGCTTTGCAGGCACAGGTGGGAGCAGAGTCCCGGCCCAGCTGGGGTCTCACAAGCATCCCAGGGTGGTCCTTGCACCTTTCTGGGCACCAGAGTGGCCTTTTGGTGCACCCCAGCCACCTCCCTGTGCCTTTCTGTGCTCCCATGTTGGCCTTTCTGTGCCTTTCGTGGCCCCACAGACCCCTCCCGTGCCTTTCggtcccgtcccctccccaaggactttttggttttggactTCTGGGATCTTTTGGTACACCCTGAGGCCTCCATGCTGAGGCAGCCTTGGTATACTTTCCAGCGCATGCCCTTTCTGTGCCTTTCATGGCATCCCAGGCCCCTCCTTGTGTCTTTTGGGGTGACCCTGGGgcctccatgtctctcttgggGCTTCCCAGTGGCCTCTGTGTGCCTTTTGGGGTGCTCCAGGACCTTCCTTGCACCTCTCTGTGCACCTGGTGTATTGGGAGCCTTGCGGAAGACACTGTATTTGAGGAGTTGGTGTTCTTGAACAGGCCATGCTGGCTCTACTGGGTCCCATCCTTCCGGCTGGAGAAGCCCCTCTGTTGTTAAGGTCATCTGTAATGTACAATGTCTTTGGGAAAGGTAAGCTGCGTGTGGATCAAGGGGTGATCCTGACCATGGAGGCTGCTGTACTTTTAGCAGATAGTGAGCCACATCACAGTCAACCTGGGCAGGCACAGGCCTGTAATGTAAGATTTACTCACTATCTGTGATTTACTTGAGACCTTAAGGTTTACTCACTATCTCtattcctcttcttcttctaccttattaaagcttttctcttcttcagacGATTGTTGTCAGGCCTTTCTTACTGAGATCCAGAAAGAGCCCTGcactgtctctctctctctcagcctcACCCTGCCCTCCCACTGCACAACCCCCCACGGCCCTCAGAGCTCCTTTCTGGGGCACCCCAACCTCCTCCGTGTGCCTTACAGtgcacccctgggtccccagggagccagCAAGGCGCTTGGCCCCCGGAGCATACAAACTGCTGTGCTGTGGCCCCTTTGTTGAACACAGGTACTCGGTGACGGCACAGCGCTGGGGATGGGAGATCCCTGAGGAGGGCAGCTGtcctgcagggcagggctgacCCTGGGGCGGCACAGGACAGCAGCCGAGGGGAGCgcacagggcaggaggaggctcCCATCAGCCCACCTGCGTGggcagggatgggagagggaGATGCGGTGCCCAGGCCAGCGCCGGGCAGTTGGGACTCCCCTGGGACAAGAGGGAACCACAGGTTCCAATCACAGCAACCTCTGGCAAGGATGCTTGAGGGTCCTGTGGGTAGGGCAGGCTCTAGCACAGGTACCTGTACCCTGCCAGCTAGAGACAGCACTGGGACGCAGGGCTGATGCAGACCTTTGTCAGGCATGCAGgctcattcctcctcctcctggggacactgtccccttcccacccacaCCAGAACAGTGGAAGGCAGAGTGTGTCTGGGGGCTGGTGATGAGAGCCCCCACCCTGCTTCCAtgcccagcaggagcagggtcTTGCCAGCCTCAGAGGCTCAGCAAGGGTGCTGTGCTGATCTTCCATGTCTGTGAGGTTTTGGCCAGGTGCCTGAGCTGTTCCCATTGCAGGGGCTGTGCGACTTTGAGGAGTATTTCGTGAGAGGCCCACAGAGCCGTAGAGATGCCAccacagcccagggcagggcgCTCTCCACCTTCATCGTGGCCAGTTTTAGACCTTTCCCAGCTCTTTTGGGGAAGGTGGTGCCCAGGACGGAGCCTACCCCAGGCCGAAGGACATGGTGGGCCTGGGACAGACAGggggcagctctgtgctgtcccTGGGGACAAGTAGGTCAGGTCTGATGGTGACACGCACTCAGAGGATGCATCTCTCAGCAGCCCACAGCCCTAGTGCTGAGGCCCACTCAGAGTGTCAGAATCTGGTGTCATTGTCCTCCTTGAATCGCTGGTGGGGTCAAACTTGGTTACTTATGCAGAAGAAGGGCAGCTGAGGGCTCCTGTCCACTTTCTTCCTCACCCGCCATCTGCCACTTCCCATCACAGTCTCTATCATGTCTTTGATGAGGAGGATGGAGACCACTTGCACCCAGTAGTGACAGCCTCTCCTGGGCACTGTATGCCTCTCCCTCTGGAGGGGACACCATCAGGTTCTCCCTGATGGTCGAGGGAAAGAGGTGGGTTTTTGATGGGCTCAGGCTGGCTCCTGGCTCTTTGCTTGTCTCTGCCTCAGTGGAGCAGCGAGGAGCACGTGAGGTAACAGTCGGGCAAAATGCATCCCGGCACTTCCCAGGGGTACGAACGTGCCTGCAAGGGGGCACAGGGGGAAGGAACACACAGCTCCCGAAGCAATGCGGGGCAGCTGTGGGCATACCACATCATCCAAGAGGGGCAGGAGCATCAGCATCAGGATGCCCCATCAGCATCAGCTGCCCCAGAGGTGATGCTGACATCCTGACCCCACGAGGGAATGAGGTGTCTTGCCCTGCCAcccaaggggacccaggtgtcctgCCCCCCATGGGACACGTGGCCGAGGCCAGAATGCATGGTCAAGGTGACATGGGCAGGGAGCACCGGGGGACGTGCACAGCTAGTCACGTGGTTCGTTAATGACTACCTAATGACCTTGGGGGGCTGCGAGGGGGAGTGGGGCCTCCTGGACGCCTGGCTCCCCACACACATCCACTGGACCTTGCTCTTTGCCCTGCCCCTCGTCCTGGATCTTTGCCCATTGGGCCCAGCTGGGACCAGTATAAAAGAGGCATGGAGGAGTGGGAGGGATCCCGGAGACCTCGAGGCCataagggaaactgaggcacacaCACAGGTGCAGGTGAGGGATGTGTAGGGGACCAGAGTGTCTGCGGGAGGGGACTGTGAGGAACACAAGCATCCAGTGGGGGAGGGAGGATATGTAGGGGATCCAGGtgtcggggtggggggtggatctataggggacccaggagtccgGGGGGGCGGTGTTCCATAGGGGACCGAGGCTTCTGGGGAGTGCAGAACTGtaggggacccaggtgtccatGGGGTGTTCTGTAGGGGACCCGGGCATCCAGGTGGGATCCACAGATGGCCCAGGTGTCTGGGGCGGGGGTCCCCATGCACTTAGAAGGGATTTGTAAGGGACCCAGGTGCCTGGGAGGGGGAATTTGTAGAGGAATTGAGCGTCCAGGGTGGGGTTTCCAGTTGGGGCCCAGAAGTCCAGATAGCCCTGACCCCACTTTCCACAGGTGCCCATGGCAGGCTGGGCACTATGCATGGCCCTGGTGATGGCAGCACTGGCAGGGGCGGTGGGCGAGAGCCGCTATGAGAAGTTCCTGCGGCAGCATGTGGACCACCCCCGGACATCCACGCTCGCGGCCCACCGCTACTGCGAGACCATGCTGGCACGCCGGCAAGTGacggccccggggcggccctGCAAGCCCTCCAACACCTTTGTGCACGCACCGGCTGAGGAGCTGgtggctgcctgcacccagaTGCCTGACGCAGCGGGGTTCCACAGCACCCCAACACCCATGGGCCTCACAGCCTGCCGcctgcgggggggggacacccggCCCCCTTGCGCCTACCGGGCCCGGCAGCTCCAGCACCACGTGCGTGTCACCTGCGTTGGCGGGCTGCCCGTGCACCTTGCTGGCACCCATGCACCCCCCCAGTGAGGGTGGACATGGGGGGGCTGTAGGTGGGGACGTGGATGCTCCCTCCCACGGGGGCCTCTGTTGGGGTCTGCAATAAAGGAGGCGCCACAGGCCTGGGCTCCGGCATCAGCTTCTGGGGGGACCCTGCGATCCTACCCCTCTCTGCGTGCCCCTCAGCCCCCTTGCGTGCCCCCAACCTGCCCAAGGTGGACCTGGCCCCCCATGTGCTTCATAAACCCTGGGTTTTCCCAGCCTCCTGGGTGTCCCATAGCCCCCTAGGGTGACTCTGACCACTCCTGTGCCCCATGGACTCCCCTTTCCTGAGTGCTCCACAActcccctgggtgccccataacccccccagggtccccctgGTCCCCTGGATGTGGACCCAACTCTCTCCCCGGTATCCTGACCCTTTGGGTGTCATATTGCTTTCCTGGATGCTCCATAGCTCCTGCAGGGTCTCCTAACCTCCCATGTGCCTCATAACCCCCTGGGTACCCCCAGCTTCCCCCATGCCTGCCCCATAAACCCTCATGTGCCCCACAGTCCCCTCTCCCACATGCCTCTGACCCCATCTGGGGCCTCtctggggctgaggctgctcTTGGGCCCCCGTGGCACCCCCATGGAGCCGAGCAATGGCTGGGGCCACACACAGCCCTGAACCACCACCCCACGCACACTGagcacacacaaaaccacaacacatgcacacacaacgCACACAAAACACGCACTGTGCACACAACACACAACCACACACCACACTCGCAACACAAAACATTCACACAATACACCTGCTCCTACGCACAACACACATAcacagcacaaacacacacacacacacaacacataCACAATACACAAGCACATGCAACACACACACTACATGCACACGCATACACAGACAAGtattttcttgggtttggaTGGGATTTCATGTGTTTCAGCTTGTGTTCATcacctcttgtcctgtcactgggcaccactagTAAAAGCGTGGCTCCCTTGTCTTCATTCCTCCCCATCAGTACTTACCAGTACACTGATAAGCTCCCCCTGcctaagccttctcttctccaggctgaacagtcccagctctctcagcctttcctcttatcagagatgctccagtcccttcatcatcaGCAGCCCcttgctggactctctccagttcatgtctctcttgtactggggagtcCATCACTGGATCCAGCATTCCAGGTCTGTCTCAGtagtgctgagcagaggagcaggatCACCTCCATCTGCCTGCTAGCAACactctgcctaatgcagcccgGCAGGCTGGGGGTCCTCTTTGCTCTGGTCCTATTGCCAAGGGAGCCCTGAGGACTCCAGTGGAAGTGCTGACATCcaggtgctgtgctgctgcaaaaaggCAGCCCAAATGCACTCAGAAATTGTagctgaggaggaaaagcagcacagcaaatgGTCTTCCTGATCCTTTTCAATTGCTCCCTGTCCAAGATGTCTTTTCCTCATGTGCGTTGAGTAACTCAGGTGTTCTTTTTCTGGAATTCAGCAGAAAAGCACTTGGAGGGCCCTCCACGGACTGCTGAGCTCCAACTCTCAGCCCTGCCTCAGTGAGAAGACCTCTACTCCCTATACACTGGAGAGGAATTGGGGTATTTCAAGGGCATTTGGGGCATTCCCAGCCTGGCAACTTCCAGCAGATTCACTTCtccaccctgctccctcctggccaTGGGAGGAGCTGGGTGGGCTGACCCTCTCAGGAGCGAATGCCTGGGGTCTCTGCAAGCACAAGGATTTGagctctgctctgtttctttctacCTTGGTTCTTCAAGGCTTGGAGGAGGACTCCAGCCTCTCCATCTGTTCTCTGGCAGCTCAGATCATCCTGacactgagagagaaaaatttcaCCACTGTGATTTACCCTACAAGCTTTGCACTACAGGCTCTGAAGAGCATGGGAGAGGTGGCACCCACCTTGGGGAgacagctctgagcagcagtCCCAGAGCAGCAATGCCAGTTCTGGGATGCCCTGAAGGCTGGCCCTACCAGAGTGTGCTGGAAAGTCTGGGTTGTTCCTGGCATCTCCCCTTTGCCTGCAGGACAGCTCCACCCCTCCAGCACATCACATCCCATTATTGCGCTGTTGGTTCACCCCTCTGCTGTGTTTTCCCCTAAGAAGCAACTCCGCTTCTTCAGCATATGTTAGTGTCTGTTCTTTGTGAAGGctaaagggaagaaaactcaGCCACAAAGGAATCAGGGTCATCCTGAGGGTGTTAGGACATCCCCTCTCTCCAGCAGCCAGCGGCAATGCGGATCATATCCAGGTACTCTATCTCTGAGGCAAAGCACCAGCTGATCTGCTGGCTTCATAACAAGGATCAGAAAAGCTGTAGCTGCTCCTGCCATCTCCAAAAGGAGATGCCAGGACAAGAACTGGCTCTCTGCGGGGCTTTCATATTATGTGAAAGGGGATGGAAGGGGAACAGCATGCAGCCCtagaccttttttccccatcactgGCTACTGTGCCCGGTCCTTGGAGCTGCCTGCCTCTTGTCTCAGGAGCTCTGTGGTGAGGTTGAGGGGAACCAGCACAGGGGATGGTCTCCAGTGATGTCAGTCCCCGTTCTAAATGTCCCAAAACCTTAGGAGGTACAAGAGGATCCATCTCCACCTGACCTTGGTCTCaacactgaaggagaaaaaggagttCCTAATAGGATTCTGCCTTGAAAATAAATCACCTCTTTTGCCACTGCCGGCACAGGGAAGGGCACAGGTCTGGCCCCTCACCCACACTAAGTTCAGCTGATGTGGCTGAGCTCAAGAGTTGCAAGGCCATATTGCAGGCAAAAAAGTGACTTGCAGAAATTTCACTTAATTTAACTTATTGCCAATTAACATACACTTTTAATTACCTATTTGGGTATTGAGAAGTacagaagatattaaaaattacatgaGAACTTATGGAAatgcctttcctcccccttccccaggcacaACTTCAGACCTCCATGAGTGGGATCACAACTGCGATAAGAGACTTGCACACTATCCTTAAACTGCTGGGATGTGGCCCTTTATCCAGGGAGACAAAAAGGCCTTtgccagaagcagcagtgggCCATTTACAGGCAGTGGTCAGCAAATCTGTAATGGCAACAAGTAGCAAAAAGCCAGTGTGGCACTGGTGcctgaaaataaaggaaggatttttgcatttttgtgttttaataaaccattgcatttatttcttaattccTTTCTCATTTAGGTACTTTCATGTCCTGCCTATCACAGACAAACGTAAAGTCCCAAGGTTTGTGGTTGATTCTGCCTTACAACACCACAGGGAGACAGAAACTATCATCTCTGTTTTGTGGATGGGAGTTAAGCAGCCCACGGTCACAGAGAAAGTCTGAGACAGGAGCTCAGTTCAGGCCTCCTGAACCCTATTTAATGGCCTCCCTTCCCATTTACATGCTTTTCTCTGGAGAAAAGACAAACCGTGTCAGtctgactttttctttaaaataactttttttgctttcagtgtacGTCTTTCACTTCGCAGTGTGTCCTGCAGCAGATCAGTATGGGCTGCATTAAAACAGGCAACCAAAACTGTTCCCAAAACAGCACTATATCCCACCAAGAAAGCAAACTATAAACTTCCTGGATACTAGCCCAAAGCTAGTATCTGAGCCATATCTGCTTGAATTTCATGCCCAGAGTTTGCTCTGACAGTGGTCAGCCTGCTCTTCTCACCTGCTGTATTACCAGACAATTAATTCCTTAGCCAGGAACCGGGCTGTTGCTTGTTTAGTACATGCAAATGAAGCAAATAGTGCTCTCTCACATACTTCGCTATGGCTCACATGCTTGCTCTAAGATCACACTTCCACCGCCCCGCGTCTGATGGTATAAAATGAGAGGCGTGAGCAGTGTGTTAACATTTCCAGTGCTACTTGgaaatttgtttctgcttcttgaAAAGCAATGGCATTTTTGCAGAACCATAGCAGGGAATTGCTTAAGGAGGCACTGCAAAGGCCTTCAAAAATGTTTACTCAGCAAAGTCAATACCGGGCTCCATGGATTTGGCAGAATGAGTCCTGTGCAACCAGGCTGTTGCTGCATGCCACGCATGCTAAAATTGACATGGAAAAAGCTTCTCTCCAGTGCTATCGCTTGATCTTAAAATATACCCTgtacaaatacagcaaaatacagaccgtttctctgcagcatttgtccaattattttttccatgggGTTTTGGTCCCCCACTTTCTTATAACCAAATAACTCATCCAAACAATGCGGTAAGCTTTCCAACATCACAATAGCTTGAAAAGCTCAGTGAAGAGTAGAAGCATTCATGAAAGTcagacaatatatttttaaaatcaaaatttctttttttaatgagcacaGATCTTTCTGTAACTTTAGGCACcaattttgctctttttattgaaaaacagactaatctaaatattttgaagtattcATCAAAGTAAGGGGAAAACCTTACTTCTTCTACCCCTccaatatgtttttttttttcttccagaaggaAATTCCAGGATATTCCTCTTTGTATTCACACTGTTCATATGcctaaaataaagcagatatcaactgagtttttaaaaaaatccatgagCTTTCTATTTGAATTTGTGTGGTTTTTCTTAGCTGTATCTCATGAAGAAGAGTCAAGTCCTGCAGACTGATTTCCTTGGgcttttttgtctgtttagCATGGAATACTGCTGGTGGCATTGTAAGAGCAATAGCAACTGGCTTCACGTCACCCTAGAGATGACTTTTCAAATAACCTTTCAAGTCTGGCCCAAAAGAGGatcttttgctttctcacaTGGTACATTTTTGAATGAATGCGCAGTTTAAACAGTTTAACTGCAATGACTAATTTCTACCATCACAAGTATCTCTGTGagtccattttttaaaaaaatatttatttatttacttgaagaaaaagtgtttaGAGAGAATAGAGCTATTCCTTTATCTCTAAATGAAAAGGCCCTGTAGCTTGGTCTGAGcggcggggctgaggggctcaCCCTCCCTCATCACTGAGAAGTGGCAGAACCCATCCTCTCCTTTCTGTGACCAGGGGTTTAAATACCAGGATGTCCTCACTTCTACCCCATAACAAGTGAGCTGGAAAAAAGCCACAGCTTTCTGTGAAGGACTGAGCTGAGAGGAGGTGAAGAGAAAGGACCAAGCCTCCGGGAGTACCTGGGGATTTTGCTCTGAGGTGCATCCCAGCATGGCACATGTGGCAGCTCAAAAAGGCTCTTATCTCGGCAGCTCGCTCTTGCTGTCTTCAAACTATGTGGTAATGGCCCAGGCGTCGGGCAGAGCAAATAACCAACCCCAACTTTTTCCACCTACACACAAACCTTGGGACAGAGGTGCTTGAAGGAGTCAGCACTGACGAATGCAAAAAAGCCATGCTCCTTTTCCTGCAGATACCTCTGTTTCCTTGACTCTGCTCTGGTTTTTTTGAGGTCCTGCCACATATAAAGAGGAGCCAGCGCAGCCCTAGGCTCAGTCTTTTCTCCAGGCATCAGAGGCAGTTGAAGAAGCAAGGTGCTCGATGCACTGGGCAGACCTGCttgtcctcctccctgcagccccgtACCGGCTGGCGGCTTTCCCCTTCGCTGCTCTCTTCCACCACCTCTGTGCTTCGGGGCACCTCTCTCTGACTGCCCGGTACGTGGTTGTCACCCCTGCTGCTGCACCAAAGGCAAGGCATGTCTGTGGATGCTTTCTGGGGGCTCTCCTGGCCAGAGGTGGAGTGGGATGCATGGTAGCAAGTCCCTGCTGACTCAGGTAGCGACATTTGTGTGGCTTGGACGGGAGCTGTCCCCAGTCCCTTCTCTCTGCGGTGGGGCCAGATCAAGGTCCTTAAGGACAAAACAGCCAGGCCGGACACTCCGGTGTTGTGAGAGATGGGTTTAGGGGTGTACCAGGATGAGCATGTGGGcaaggggagcagggcagggaatgGGGACTATCTCTGGGGTGATTAGGATgggggccaggcagggccagCAATATCTGCCCCAGTCCCCTTGCCATTCCTGCTTGCAGCCACGATGGCCCTGGTGTTCCCTCACCCCATGAGAGGCCAAGAGGCAGACTACAGGGGGACTGTGGAGGCTGCAGGACCCAGACTAAGCTCCACTATAGAGAGTGGGAGTTTTAAGCCCCATTTTCCCCAAAAGGCAGACAAAGGGCATCTGGTCTCTTCTAGGTATGTATTCCTTCTCACTGGAGGATGTCTCCTTGCTGGCACAGCCATGGGCAGCTACACTGTGTTGCTCCTCATCCCAGCTGCTGGCTCCGTGCTCATCCTTCTCTCCGTCAGCCCAGCTCGTGCCCACACCTGGGTCTTCGTCCTCCAGATGTCCTGGCAGACACTCTGCCACCTGGGTCtgagcagccaggagctggaCCCACAGGATGCCAGGTAACACC includes these proteins:
- the LOC140651583 gene encoding ribonuclease CL2-like — encoded protein: MAGWALCMALVMAALAGAVGESRYEKFLRQHVDHPRTSTLAAHRYCETMLARRQVTAPGRPCKPSNTFVHAPAEELVAACTQMPDAAGFHSTPTPMGLTACRLRGGDTRPPCAYRARQLQHHVRVTCVGGLPVHLAGTHAPPQ